From Cyclobacteriaceae bacterium, a single genomic window includes:
- a CDS encoding cell envelope integrity protein TolA, whose protein sequence is MDDQEKEKKNKRIGFLISLGIHSAIFIILFFLMAWRAPDPPLPEFGVELNFGMDDQGSGEVQPETPVGSDTDQIDETQDKPAESQPEEVKQEVKEDIKDEKAIEKAVSDEPSPVVVKEEKKKEVKKEIVKDKPVEKPKETVIAEYKKEVKKDPSTSDASKKGKEGNQGDDKDKVGDKGSEEGTLEAKALYGNQGGGNGGGGNGFGLSMAGWKWASDPKRPELPDNENGKVVFEIECDENGDITSIKTLERSLSPKAEQILKDEIRNNSLERTSGGRAPERSKGKIIFILKTK, encoded by the coding sequence ATGGACGATCAGGAAAAAGAGAAAAAGAACAAGAGAATTGGTTTTCTGATTTCGCTGGGAATTCACTCAGCGATCTTTATCATATTGTTTTTCCTGATGGCATGGAGAGCACCGGATCCTCCACTGCCGGAGTTTGGCGTTGAATTGAATTTCGGAATGGATGATCAGGGATCAGGGGAAGTTCAACCTGAAACTCCTGTTGGTTCTGATACCGATCAGATCGATGAAACCCAGGACAAGCCCGCTGAATCTCAGCCGGAAGAAGTTAAGCAGGAAGTTAAAGAAGATATCAAGGACGAGAAGGCTATAGAAAAAGCTGTTTCTGATGAGCCCAGTCCTGTAGTTGTTAAGGAAGAAAAGAAGAAGGAAGTCAAAAAGGAAATCGTTAAAGACAAGCCTGTTGAAAAGCCAAAGGAGACCGTTATAGCAGAGTACAAGAAGGAAGTAAAGAAAGATCCATCAACATCAGATGCCTCTAAGAAAGGCAAGGAAGGCAATCAGGGAGACGATAAGGACAAGGTAGGAGACAAGGGAAGTGAGGAAGGAACTCTTGAGGCCAAAGCTCTTTACGGAAACCAGGGGGGCGGAAATGGTGGTGGTGGAAATGGCTTTGGTTTGTCAATGGCAGGTTGGAAATGGGCAAGCGATCCAAAAAGACCTGAACTTCCTGATAATGAAAATGGAAAAGTTGTATTTGAGATTGAATGCGATGAGAACGGTGATATTACAAGTATCAAAACCCTTGAAAGGAGTTTAAGTCCCAAAGCTGAGCAAATCTTAAAAGATGAGATCCGTAATAATTCACTGGAAAGAACTTCTGGAGGCCGTGCTCCAGAGCGCTCCAAAGGGAAAATTATCTTTATTCTTAAGACAAAATAG
- a CDS encoding SDR family oxidoreductase has product MAYALITGASGGIGWALAKELASRKHDILLLARSEDSLKKNSEELRQKFGVKAEYLSIDLSLNDAALRVKEWLDQKNYAIDILINNAGFGSWGNLKDISRAELNQMMQLNMLSLADFCKVLLPELEKNNKAYILNVASTASYQAVPTLTTYAATKAFVVLFTRGLRWELKGGPVSVSCVSPGSTSTGFIDRANLGFMKEKAEKFTMKAEPVAKISIDGMFAGNAEIIPGFMNWISVKAVGLLPKVLSETIAKNLYKTDN; this is encoded by the coding sequence ATGGCATACGCCTTGATCACTGGGGCAAGCGGAGGAATCGGCTGGGCTCTCGCTAAAGAACTGGCTTCCCGTAAGCATGATATCCTGTTGCTTGCGAGATCCGAAGACTCACTGAAAAAGAATTCAGAGGAGCTTCGTCAGAAATTCGGCGTCAAGGCAGAATACCTTTCAATTGATCTTTCTCTCAATGATGCAGCACTCCGTGTAAAAGAGTGGCTTGATCAAAAGAACTACGCTATTGACATATTGATCAATAATGCGGGCTTCGGTTCCTGGGGAAATCTCAAAGACATATCACGTGCTGAGCTTAATCAGATGATGCAGCTTAACATGCTTTCGCTTGCTGACTTCTGTAAAGTCTTATTGCCTGAGCTTGAGAAAAATAACAAAGCTTATATCCTTAATGTTGCCAGCACTGCATCGTATCAGGCGGTGCCAACGCTAACGACATACGCTGCCACCAAAGCGTTTGTTGTGTTGTTCACACGCGGACTTCGATGGGAATTAAAGGGTGGTCCTGTGTCCGTGTCGTGTGTAAGCCCTGGGTCAACTTCGACTGGGTTTATTGATCGCGCCAATCTTGGGTTCATGAAAGAAAAGGCTGAGAAGTTCACAATGAAGGCTGAGCCAGTGGCTAAGATTTCCATCGATGGAATGTTTGCCGGCAATGCCGAGATCATTCCGGGATTCATGAACTGGATCAGTGTGAAGGCCGTCGGCTTGCTTCCTAAGGTCTTAAGTGAGACGATCGCAAAGAACCTTTACAAGACTGATAATTAA
- a CDS encoding phytanoyl-CoA dioxygenase has protein sequence MSEQVKNGKTNFKVNGTYPFFSLGSKLTDEQKDFFDTYGFLHFKNFVGKDVVKGMLDESVRIQEEWIKEDVKMVNGVPIKYGTDVNGKKIVQRFAFLNQFSSVFENFIKEPRLTALFDLVGTADSRIGETEKDGLVFNHYVNSSESNFSQLGWHTDALRDIFYGNKIMPMLNVGLHMDYSSTDNGGLRILPGTHNKGIATLLFKKLYFISNKPDKKELGLNVEPGDLTVHDGRLWHRVAQSPHVGEKSRRRVMYVPIVTGKFQPRTEESKPLFYQRLMALTNK, from the coding sequence ATGTCAGAGCAGGTAAAGAATGGAAAGACCAACTTTAAGGTAAATGGAACCTATCCTTTTTTCTCATTAGGTTCTAAACTTACCGATGAGCAGAAGGATTTCTTTGATACATATGGATTCTTGCACTTTAAGAACTTTGTTGGTAAGGATGTCGTGAAGGGAATGCTGGATGAGTCAGTACGCATTCAGGAAGAATGGATCAAGGAAGATGTTAAAATGGTAAATGGTGTGCCGATTAAGTATGGCACTGATGTTAATGGAAAAAAGATTGTTCAGCGTTTTGCTTTCCTTAATCAGTTCAGTTCGGTATTCGAAAATTTCATTAAGGAACCACGCCTTACAGCATTATTTGATCTCGTAGGCACTGCTGATTCACGCATTGGTGAAACAGAAAAAGATGGCCTTGTTTTCAATCATTATGTAAACTCATCTGAAAGCAATTTCAGTCAGCTGGGATGGCACACAGACGCTCTGCGTGACATATTCTACGGCAATAAGATTATGCCGATGTTGAATGTTGGTCTTCACATGGACTACTCATCAACGGATAACGGAGGCCTTCGCATTTTGCCGGGCACTCACAACAAGGGTATCGCAACCTTGCTTTTCAAGAAGTTGTATTTCATCAGTAACAAGCCGGACAAGAAAGAACTAGGTCTCAATGTTGAGCCAGGAGATCTTACTGTTCATGATGGTCGTCTTTGGCACCGCGTGGCGCAATCGCCTCATGTAGGTGAGAAAAGCCGTCGTCGTGTGATGTACGTTCCTATCGTTACTGGAAAATTCCAACCACGTACTGAAGAAAGTAAGCCTTTGTTCTATCAGCGCCTGATGGCACTGACCAACAAGTAA
- a CDS encoding tyrosine--tRNA ligase, with the protein MKKNFVSELTWRGMIHDVMPGTEELLQKESTAGYIGFDPTADSLHIGNLVQIMTLVHFQRCGHKPVVLVGGATGMVGDPSGKSAERNLLSEEVLRHNESCVKKQLEKFLDFSSTGTGAEMVNNYDWFKNFYFLDFIREVGKHLTVNYMMAKDSVQKRLESGLSFTEFTYQLVQGYDFYWLYKNKNCKLQMGGSDQWGNIVTGTELIRRKDNGEAFALTTPLIRKADGTKFGKTEQGNVWLDAKKTSPYRFYQYWLNVSDEDAASFIKIFTELTKEEIDSLIAEHQKAPHMRALQQELSKQITTRVHSKEDFDSAVKASQILFGNSVTEDLLSLDEETLLAVFEGVPQTSISKETLSGAATVTDLLSDLTGKIIFPSKGEARKMIQGGGVSINKIKLDDPQKKPEFQLLQSRYLLAQKGKKNYYLIIVE; encoded by the coding sequence ATGAAGAAAAATTTTGTCAGTGAGCTAACCTGGCGCGGCATGATTCACGACGTGATGCCAGGTACCGAAGAGCTGCTCCAGAAGGAGTCAACGGCCGGCTATATTGGTTTTGATCCAACCGCTGATTCCCTGCACATTGGAAACCTTGTTCAAATCATGACTCTGGTTCACTTTCAGCGTTGTGGTCACAAACCAGTGGTTTTGGTGGGTGGTGCGACAGGTATGGTTGGGGATCCTTCCGGCAAGTCAGCGGAGCGAAATCTTCTCTCAGAAGAGGTTCTAAGACATAATGAGTCATGTGTTAAAAAGCAATTGGAAAAGTTCCTCGACTTCTCTTCCACGGGTACCGGCGCGGAGATGGTCAACAACTACGATTGGTTCAAAAACTTTTACTTCCTTGATTTTATCCGTGAAGTGGGAAAACACCTCACAGTAAATTACATGATGGCGAAAGACTCTGTTCAGAAACGACTGGAGTCTGGACTTTCTTTTACAGAATTCACCTACCAGTTAGTTCAGGGGTATGATTTCTACTGGTTGTATAAAAACAAGAACTGCAAACTGCAGATGGGTGGTTCCGATCAATGGGGCAACATTGTTACCGGTACTGAGCTCATCAGACGAAAAGATAACGGCGAAGCTTTTGCCCTTACCACTCCCCTGATCAGAAAAGCAGATGGTACAAAATTCGGTAAGACAGAACAGGGAAATGTCTGGCTTGATGCTAAAAAGACATCACCCTACCGCTTCTATCAATACTGGCTGAATGTATCGGATGAAGATGCTGCATCCTTTATAAAGATCTTTACAGAATTGACAAAAGAAGAAATCGATTCACTCATTGCTGAGCATCAGAAAGCACCGCACATGAGGGCGCTTCAGCAGGAACTGAGCAAGCAGATCACCACCCGCGTTCATTCCAAAGAAGACTTTGACTCTGCAGTCAAGGCTTCTCAAATACTATTTGGAAACTCTGTAACAGAAGATCTGTTAAGTCTCGATGAAGAAACACTGCTTGCAGTTTTCGAAGGTGTGCCACAAACCAGCATCAGCAAGGAGACATTGTCAGGTGCTGCTACGGTTACAGATTTACTTTCTGATTTGACTGGCAAGATCATCTTCCCTTCCAAAGGTGAAGCAAGAAAAATGATCCAGGGTGGCGGTGTAAGCATCAACAAGATCAAGCTGGATGATCCACAGAAGAAGCCGGAATTTCAGTTACTTCAGAGCCGGTATCTGTTGGCTCAAAAAGGAAAGAAGAATTATTATCTCATCATCGTAGAATAA
- a CDS encoding nucleoside triphosphate pyrophosphohydrolase family protein, translating into MEQPTTLTSVAEFHRTFKHPILPSPAIPDAKRCELRVALIAEELREFEEAIRDKDIVAIADALCDIQYVLSGAVLEFGLGEKFKRLFDEVQRSNMSKACKSEEEAQKTVAYYFDKDGTECYYLKEGDTWLVYRKADNKTIKSVGYSPADLSSIVAD; encoded by the coding sequence ATGGAACAACCTACCACGCTTACTTCTGTTGCTGAATTTCACCGGACCTTTAAACACCCTATTCTACCATCGCCGGCAATCCCTGATGCAAAACGATGTGAACTTCGGGTGGCATTGATCGCGGAAGAGCTTCGTGAATTTGAGGAAGCTATTCGTGATAAGGATATTGTGGCGATTGCCGATGCATTATGCGACATACAATATGTTTTGTCAGGTGCCGTTCTTGAGTTTGGATTAGGCGAGAAGTTTAAAAGGCTCTTTGATGAAGTTCAGCGCTCCAATATGAGCAAAGCCTGCAAGTCGGAAGAAGAGGCCCAAAAGACGGTGGCATACTATTTTGATAAGGACGGTACGGAATGTTATTACCTTAAAGAAGGGGATACTTGGTTGGTCTACCGGAAGGCAGATAATAAAACAATCAAATCTGTAGGATATTCCCCTGCAGATCTGTCGTCGATTGTGGCCGATTAA
- a CDS encoding carboxy terminal-processing peptidase — protein MKKVMKMSVGLFLVLLTFQSFALPIDTTQLKAKAVFSKEASVVSEMLSKYHYRKLQFTDSLSSVVFDSYFKELDNSKIYFLASDIQAFEKYRTKLDDMTKAGNVNPAFEIYKVFQDRYRARLTEVINNTVNQNFDYTADEYYETDRDKAAWAKNTEELNDNWRKIVKSQALSLKLTGKKQEEISDMLKKRYERLLKSFGQLNSEDVFSIYMNCVTEAYDPHTNYLSPKATELFNQSMTLSLEGIGARLQTENDYTKVVEVVPGGPADKSKQIHANDLITGVAQGAAGEMVDVVGWRIDDVVKLIKGPKGTQVRLQILPAATGVNGPPVILSFVREKVKLEDQAAKKKTINYSSNGKNMKLGVITLPSFYMDFEAFQKKDPNYRSTTRDVKKLIVELQAEGVDGIVMDLRNNGGGSLNEAIDLTGLFIKDGPVVQVKDSRNQLEVYVDEDKQVTYSGPLVVLTNRFSASASEIFAGAIQDYHRGVIAGESTYGKGTVQTVIDLERAINDADKVGELKLTFQKFYRVTGNSTQHKGVVPDIQLPSALKPEQYGESASPSALPFDMIRKTEFQKSPDITDKVVVGLSKSYQERLKFDASLKKYAGDIEDLRKNLDDTKISLNEVKRKKEMEAAEKKKAANEVLDTKISKEGLSTDDLSRLKDEYLREGLLILSDLVTRRIG, from the coding sequence ATGAAGAAGGTGATGAAAATGAGTGTGGGTTTGTTTCTGGTGTTATTGACGTTCCAGAGTTTTGCTCTTCCGATAGATACAACACAATTAAAAGCTAAAGCAGTATTCAGCAAGGAAGCTAGTGTTGTCAGTGAAATGCTTAGTAAGTATCACTACCGAAAACTGCAGTTTACTGATTCCTTATCCTCCGTTGTATTTGATTCCTATTTCAAGGAGCTTGACAATAGCAAGATCTATTTTTTAGCGTCCGATATTCAGGCATTTGAAAAATACAGAACCAAGCTTGATGATATGACCAAAGCCGGTAATGTTAATCCTGCTTTTGAGATCTATAAAGTATTTCAGGATCGCTACCGTGCCCGCCTGACAGAAGTTATCAATAATACCGTCAATCAGAATTTTGACTACACAGCCGATGAATATTATGAAACGGATCGTGATAAGGCGGCGTGGGCAAAGAACACTGAAGAGCTGAATGACAACTGGCGTAAGATCGTTAAGAGTCAGGCTCTCAGCTTGAAGCTTACCGGAAAGAAACAGGAAGAGATTTCTGACATGCTTAAGAAACGCTATGAAAGATTACTGAAATCATTTGGGCAGCTTAACAGCGAAGATGTATTCAGTATTTATATGAACTGTGTGACAGAAGCATACGATCCTCACACAAATTATCTTTCACCCAAAGCTACTGAGCTCTTTAATCAGAGCATGACGCTTTCCCTTGAGGGAATTGGCGCCAGACTTCAGACAGAAAATGATTACACAAAAGTTGTTGAAGTAGTGCCAGGCGGCCCTGCCGACAAGTCAAAGCAAATCCATGCAAATGACCTTATCACAGGCGTAGCACAAGGCGCAGCTGGCGAGATGGTGGATGTTGTGGGTTGGAGAATTGATGACGTTGTCAAGTTGATCAAGGGTCCAAAAGGGACTCAGGTCAGACTGCAGATACTACCAGCAGCAACAGGCGTAAATGGTCCTCCTGTTATTCTTTCCTTCGTTCGCGAAAAAGTGAAACTGGAAGATCAGGCTGCCAAGAAAAAGACAATCAATTATTCTTCTAATGGAAAGAACATGAAGCTGGGTGTCATTACACTCCCAAGTTTCTATATGGACTTTGAAGCCTTTCAGAAAAAGGATCCAAATTATCGCAGTACAACACGTGACGTGAAAAAACTGATCGTAGAACTACAGGCAGAAGGCGTTGATGGAATTGTCATGGACCTCAGAAATAACGGTGGTGGATCATTGAACGAAGCGATCGATCTGACCGGATTGTTCATTAAAGATGGTCCGGTTGTACAGGTAAAAGATTCACGGAACCAATTGGAAGTTTATGTTGATGAAGATAAGCAAGTGACATATTCTGGTCCACTGGTTGTATTGACCAATCGTTTCAGTGCTTCAGCATCAGAAATTTTTGCAGGTGCCATTCAGGATTATCACCGTGGTGTCATTGCAGGTGAATCCACTTACGGAAAAGGAACTGTTCAGACCGTAATTGATCTTGAACGTGCCATCAACGACGCCGATAAAGTAGGAGAGTTGAAGTTGACATTCCAGAAATTCTATCGTGTGACCGGCAACAGCACTCAGCATAAAGGTGTAGTTCCTGATATCCAGTTGCCTTCAGCGTTGAAGCCTGAGCAATATGGAGAAAGCGCAAGCCCAAGTGCACTACCTTTTGATATGATCCGCAAGACTGAATTCCAGAAGAGTCCTGATATCACTGATAAGGTAGTAGTTGGACTTTCAAAGAGCTATCAGGAACGTCTTAAGTTCGATGCAAGCCTTAAGAAGTATGCAGGAGACATTGAAGATCTGAGAAAGAATCTTGACGACACAAAAATTTCCCTCAACGAAGTTAAGCGTAAGAAGGAAATGGAAGCTGCTGAGAAAAAGAAAGCAGCTAACGAAGTCCTCGATACAAAGATCTCCAAGGAAGGATTATCAACAGATGATCTTTCCAGATTGAAAGATGAATATCTGAGAGAAGGTCTTTTGATCTTATCAGATCTTGTAACCCGCCGTATCGGATAA
- a CDS encoding TraB/GumN family protein, translating to MKKNLFILLFLASTLNLFSQNSILWEVSGNGLKTPSYVMGTLKFIGEKEFFIPKEAVSAMKSSKIFAIEDQVDHKAQGELNKAVHFPKGKSLKTELPAIDYQRLTDFFQKEFNISPSRFESEYAHLIPLALSINMTRMSLGESVKYYDIELLTLAKKNKLKTYSLEPIERESQAIQAFPMKDQEVALLHSIANFEKQKTEYKNLEDAYTRGDLDKVFEYSLHPTENNPAFIEAFYTKRNQEWIAKIDKMINDKPSFIAIGVSHLEGDKGILSLLKEKGYTLTPVKITK from the coding sequence ATGAAAAAAAATCTATTCATTCTTCTGTTTCTGGCAAGTACTCTGAATCTCTTTTCTCAGAATTCCATCCTTTGGGAAGTATCCGGAAACGGATTAAAAACACCGTCATACGTGATGGGTACATTGAAATTCATAGGTGAGAAAGAATTCTTTATTCCTAAGGAAGCTGTCAGCGCAATGAAATCCTCAAAGATCTTCGCCATTGAAGATCAGGTAGATCACAAAGCGCAGGGTGAGCTTAACAAAGCTGTTCACTTTCCAAAGGGCAAATCCTTAAAGACGGAGTTGCCTGCAATTGATTATCAACGCTTAACGGATTTCTTTCAGAAGGAATTCAACATTTCACCAAGCCGGTTTGAAAGCGAATACGCTCATCTTATCCCCCTTGCTCTTTCTATCAACATGACCCGCATGTCGCTGGGAGAAAGTGTTAAGTATTATGACATTGAATTACTGACCCTTGCTAAAAAGAACAAGCTCAAGACCTATAGCCTTGAACCCATTGAAAGAGAGTCACAGGCAATCCAGGCATTTCCGATGAAGGATCAGGAAGTGGCTTTGCTGCACAGCATCGCTAATTTTGAAAAGCAAAAGACAGAATATAAAAATCTGGAAGACGCTTATACCCGCGGCGATCTGGATAAGGTTTTTGAATATTCACTTCATCCAACAGAAAACAATCCTGCTTTTATTGAGGCATTTTATACTAAAAGAAATCAGGAGTGGATTGCCAAAATTGACAAGATGATCAACGACAAGCCGTCATTCATCGCGATTGGAGTCTCTCATCTTGAAGGCGACAAGGGTATCCTTTCCCTCTTGAAAGAGAAAGGATACACTCTAACACCTGTGAAGATCACAAAGTAA